The following proteins are co-located in the Streptomyces sp. DT2A-34 genome:
- a CDS encoding 3-hydroxyacyl-CoA dehydrogenase family protein, with product MTELVIGIVGLGSLGEGLARALLGNGTEVIGVDHDPAVLARVGDRLDGPLLTLGDSPLLTLGTEPADLKRADVVIEAVPEDRAAKEAVLRGLVELVEPGTVLLTTTSTLSVAELAIASGAPDRVVGLRYFLPPPEGGNAALVETAMAARRTSELARSVAALADTEVVSLGGRPSEVAAALVHTWLNRTVDLAAEGYADVADIDTAMRLGCGLGQGPFEMLDLIGLDTVQASLTALGVKPAALLDRLVAEGRLGRKTGHGFHRYDDAGARVRTGRVTAVTGTPRAITRAGVAGSGTMARGIAEVLAVAGLPTTLVARTADKAEAARNAVAASLARSVRKGRITEQDRLDILARLTTGTDYAGLADAGLVVEAVAEDMAVKAAVLRAIDAHLPPGAVIATTTSSLSVTEIAEHTGWPRDVIGLHFFNPAPVMRLVEVVRTHHTDPDVHATAHALVARLRKTAVDCTDRTGFIVNFLLFPYLNDAVRLLARTDVTVAEIDAAVSTAYPYPMGPFTLLDTIGLDVSLAIMEMLSGSQGAPAEPLRQLVAAGHLGRKTRRGFRVAEPVE from the coding sequence ATGACGGAGCTCGTGATCGGGATAGTGGGGCTCGGCTCGCTGGGCGAGGGGCTGGCCCGTGCGTTGCTCGGCAACGGCACGGAGGTGATCGGCGTCGACCACGACCCGGCCGTGCTGGCCCGGGTGGGTGACCGACTGGACGGGCCGCTGCTCACGCTCGGCGACAGTCCGCTGCTCACCCTCGGCACCGAACCGGCCGACCTCAAACGCGCCGACGTGGTGATCGAGGCCGTACCGGAGGACCGGGCCGCCAAGGAAGCCGTGCTGCGTGGTCTGGTCGAGCTGGTCGAGCCCGGCACGGTCCTGCTCACCACCACGTCCACGCTGTCGGTGGCCGAGCTCGCGATCGCCTCGGGGGCTCCGGACCGGGTCGTCGGCCTGCGCTACTTCCTGCCGCCGCCCGAGGGCGGCAACGCCGCGCTCGTCGAGACCGCCATGGCGGCACGGCGGACGTCCGAACTGGCACGCAGCGTGGCCGCTCTCGCGGACACGGAGGTGGTCTCCCTCGGCGGCCGGCCGAGCGAGGTGGCCGCCGCGCTGGTCCACACATGGCTGAACCGGACCGTCGACCTCGCCGCCGAGGGCTATGCCGACGTAGCGGACATCGACACCGCCATGAGACTCGGCTGCGGCCTCGGGCAGGGCCCGTTCGAGATGCTCGATCTGATCGGTCTCGACACCGTCCAAGCCTCGCTCACGGCCCTGGGCGTCAAGCCCGCCGCGCTGCTCGACCGGCTGGTGGCCGAGGGACGCCTGGGACGCAAGACCGGGCACGGATTCCACCGGTACGACGATGCCGGCGCCCGGGTGCGGACCGGCCGCGTCACCGCCGTCACCGGAACACCCCGCGCGATCACCCGTGCCGGTGTGGCCGGCTCCGGCACCATGGCGCGCGGTATCGCCGAGGTCCTGGCCGTCGCGGGCCTCCCCACCACTCTCGTCGCCCGCACCGCGGACAAGGCCGAGGCCGCCCGGAACGCCGTCGCCGCCTCCCTCGCCCGGTCCGTCAGGAAGGGCCGCATCACCGAGCAGGACCGGCTGGACATCCTCGCCCGGCTCACCACGGGAACGGACTACGCGGGCCTCGCGGACGCCGGCCTCGTCGTCGAAGCCGTCGCCGAGGACATGGCCGTCAAAGCCGCGGTGCTGCGCGCGATCGACGCGCACCTCCCACCGGGCGCCGTCATCGCCACCACCACCTCCAGCCTGTCCGTCACCGAGATCGCCGAGCACACCGGTTGGCCCCGCGATGTGATCGGCCTGCACTTCTTCAACCCGGCACCCGTGATGCGGCTGGTCGAAGTGGTGCGCACCCACCACACCGACCCCGATGTGCACGCCACGGCACACGCGCTGGTGGCACGGCTGCGCAAGACGGCCGTCGACTGCACGGACCGCACCGGGTTCATCGTGAACTTCCTGCTGTTCCCGTACCTCAACGACGCCGTGCGCCTGCTCGCCCGCACCGATGTCACCGTGGCCGAGATCGACGCCGCGGTCAGCACGGCGTACCCGTACCCGATGGGGCCGTTCACCCTGCTCGACACGATCGGACTCGACGTTTCGCTCGCGATCATGGAGATGCTCAGCGGGTCGCAGGGCGCCCCGGCCGAGCCGCTGCGGCAGTTGGTGGCCGCCGGCCACCTGGGACGCAAGACCCGGCGCGGGTTCCGAGTGGCCGAACCGGTGGAGTGA
- a CDS encoding beta-ketoacyl-ACP synthase III: MPAAIVAGLGSWLPPRAVTNEELTHRLATTDEWIRSRIGVAVRHMIDPGTATSDLAVEAGRRALRSAGVPGAGAVLLATTTPDRPCPATAPEIASRLGLGTVPAFDLAAVCTGFVYGLAVGAGLIASGLVESLLVIGADTYSTILDPEDRTSSVIFGDGAGAVLLRAGDSEEPGALGPFDLGSHGELADLITVPGGGSRQRSSPAPADPGDQYFRMEGRAVFANAVARMTASSRSALKSAGLQTSDVDRVVAHQANARILDAVATELRVDRDRFVSNIARVGNTSAASIPLALDHGLRDGELRAGHRVLLTAFGGGLTWGSTSLTWPEIALAD; encoded by the coding sequence ATGCCGGCAGCGATAGTCGCGGGACTCGGATCATGGCTCCCGCCGAGGGCAGTGACCAACGAGGAACTCACCCACAGACTCGCCACCACGGACGAGTGGATCCGCAGCCGCATCGGCGTCGCCGTCCGACACATGATCGACCCCGGCACGGCGACATCGGATCTCGCCGTCGAGGCTGGCCGGCGCGCCCTACGCTCGGCGGGCGTGCCCGGAGCGGGCGCCGTACTGCTGGCCACCACCACCCCCGACCGGCCCTGCCCCGCGACGGCACCCGAGATCGCCTCCCGCCTCGGCCTCGGCACCGTGCCCGCCTTCGACCTCGCCGCCGTCTGCACCGGCTTCGTCTACGGCCTCGCGGTCGGCGCCGGTCTCATCGCATCCGGACTCGTCGAGTCGCTGCTCGTGATCGGCGCGGACACCTACTCCACGATCCTCGACCCCGAGGACCGCACGTCCTCCGTGATCTTCGGGGACGGCGCAGGTGCGGTGCTGCTGCGCGCCGGTGATTCCGAAGAGCCGGGCGCGCTGGGCCCGTTCGACCTCGGCAGCCACGGCGAACTCGCGGACCTCATCACCGTTCCCGGCGGCGGATCGCGGCAGCGCTCTTCGCCGGCCCCGGCCGACCCGGGCGACCAGTACTTCAGGATGGAGGGCCGCGCGGTCTTCGCCAACGCCGTCGCCCGGATGACCGCCTCGTCGCGGTCCGCGCTGAAGAGCGCCGGGCTGCAGACGTCCGACGTGGACCGAGTCGTCGCGCACCAGGCGAACGCCCGCATCCTGGACGCGGTCGCCACTGAACTGCGGGTGGACCGCGACCGCTTTGTGTCCAACATCGCCCGCGTCGGCAACACCTCAGCCGCCTCGATCCCGCTGGCCCTCGACCACGGTCTACGCGACGGGGAACTGCGGGCCGGCCACCGCGTGCTGCTGACCGCCTTCGGCGGCGGCCTCACCTGGGGGTCGACATCGCTGACGTGGCCCGAGATCGCCCTCGCGGACTAG
- a CDS encoding PAS domain-containing protein, producing MDVFRTLLDRSGLLLASLDPQMRVVEANEEFVDQFGCDRQTLIGSSFYDLLHPGVHAPMRKQFQRLLDGRRERFVEHLVGIGPRQAVFTGDITGIAVHAACGELVGFVVVVNPEEAVQLNAVVVDRTRILSEIDARILEGIASGESTICLASRLFLSRQGVEYHVGTMLKKLKAPNRAALVSRAYSLGVLSVGSWPPKVSPDYVK from the coding sequence GTGGATGTGTTCAGAACGCTCCTGGACCGGTCCGGCCTCCTCCTCGCGAGCCTGGACCCCCAGATGCGCGTCGTCGAGGCGAACGAAGAGTTCGTCGACCAGTTCGGCTGCGACCGGCAGACCCTGATCGGCAGCAGCTTCTACGACCTGCTGCATCCCGGTGTGCACGCCCCCATGCGCAAACAGTTCCAACGCCTCCTCGACGGGCGCCGCGAACGCTTCGTCGAGCACCTCGTCGGCATAGGGCCCCGGCAGGCCGTGTTCACCGGAGACATCACTGGCATCGCCGTGCACGCCGCGTGCGGCGAGCTCGTAGGGTTCGTCGTCGTCGTGAACCCGGAGGAGGCCGTACAGCTCAACGCCGTCGTCGTCGACCGCACCCGCATCCTCAGCGAGATCGACGCCCGCATCCTGGAAGGCATAGCCAGCGGCGAGTCCACGATATGCCTCGCCTCCCGCCTGTTCCTCAGCAGGCAGGGCGTCGAGTACCACGTCGGCACCATGCTCAAGAAGCTCAAGGCACCCAACCGCGCCGCCCTCGTCAGCCGCGCATACAGCCTCGGCGTCCTGAGTGTCGGCAGCTGGCCGCCGAAGGTGTCGCCCGACTATGTGAAGTGA